In Nitrosococcus oceani ATCC 19707, the following proteins share a genomic window:
- a CDS encoding PepSY domain-containing protein, translating into MKLATIISIVSVLTILPTMVLAGDKPPKDSKPLSEIVKSLEEQGFKQISEIEFDDDKWEVDVYKDNQKLELEVDPSSGKILSNKVDD; encoded by the coding sequence ATGAAATTAGCTACAATCATTAGCATCGTTTCGGTGCTTACTATCCTTCCAACCATGGTGTTAGCAGGCGATAAACCACCAAAAGATAGCAAGCCGCTCTCAGAGATTGTGAAAAGCCTTGAAGAACAAGGGTTCAAGCAAATCTCGGAAATAGAGTTTGATGACGACAAATGGGAAGTTGACGTTTACAAAGATAACCAAAAGCTTGAATTGGAAGTCGATCCTTCTTCTGGCAAGATCTTGTCAAATAAGGTTGACGATTAG
- a CDS encoding methylmalonyl-CoA mutase family protein, with the protein MAIPIRHQTKTLSRTAQLPLRFITATSLFDGHDAAINIIRRMLQDQGVEIVHLGHNRGVEEIVRAALQEDADGIAISSYQGGHLEFFRYLVDQLRTQGREDMLVFGGGGGTITPAEARELEIYGVEKIYLPQEGALQGLEGIIQDIMARTRRARQPPTFPKKIMLQESAAIGQALSLVEAGQWQSPIIVTGKAHIPVIGLTGTGGAGKSSLLDELLHYFLKSFPDLHLAVLALDPTRHRTGGALLGDRIRLNSLADPRIYLRSLATRSRHGVTSSSLPKLVSLLKSVGFDLILIETAGAGQADSEIVELVDLSVYVMTSDYGAPTQLEKIEMLDCADLVVLNKFDKSGSQDALRDIRQQWRRNHLAFSLPDEQVPVYATVASEFNNPGIAKLFSALCQKLAERYPEKAQKWQAALAPSVPSSGQKGIISFRRIHYLAEISEQGRHIRNGINKQVKAASQAQSHYKSLQALTDPHLPPPLAHYAQKILAENPEDSLSQLRQHYEEALEQLTEEALEHLRHWPETRRRLTNEYYTYSVRGQEIQGENYYKSLSHLRIPKVALPRCQDWGEILRFLLEENVPGEYPFTAGLYPYRRTTEELARMFAGEGTPERTNRRFHYLVRGQPSIRLSTAFDPIVLYGEDPAPQPDVFGRIGMSGVSVASLDDFKKLFSGFDLCQPNVSVSMTINGPAPMLLAWFFHTAIDQQVEKCLRRQGKWKAAQQRIKVFYRDQPRPRYGGDLPSGHDGLGLGLLGVSGEQLLPREHYEQIRADVLRHIRGTVQADILKEEQAQNECIFTTEFGLRLMGDIQEYFIAHQIRHYYSVSVSGYHIAEAGANPITQLAFTLANGFTLVEYYLSRGMAIDDFAPQMSFFFSNALDPEYAVIGRVARRIWARAMRERYGASPRSQMLKYHIQTSGRSLQAQEINFNDIRTTLEALYAIYDNCNSLHTNAYDEAVTTPTEESVRRALAIQLIINRELGLNYNQNVLQGSFLIQELTRLVEEAVYQELNRLSERGGVLGAMETNYQRNKIQEESLYYESRKHDGNLPIVGVNIFPSLRPEKTLLSGQLTRSSKEEKQAQVEAVELFKHRQAAQAEAALAQLQQVVRRGGNSFEALMRTVQHCTLGQITHALYGVGGQYRRRM; encoded by the coding sequence ATGGCAATTCCCATTCGGCACCAAACTAAAACCCTTTCCAGGACAGCTCAGCTTCCCTTACGTTTTATCACGGCCACATCTTTGTTTGATGGACACGATGCAGCCATCAACATCATCCGGCGGATGCTCCAAGACCAAGGGGTGGAGATCGTCCATCTGGGGCATAACCGAGGCGTTGAGGAGATTGTCCGGGCCGCCTTGCAAGAAGATGCAGATGGTATCGCCATCAGTTCCTATCAAGGGGGGCACTTGGAGTTCTTCCGCTATCTGGTGGATCAATTGCGAACCCAGGGACGGGAAGACATGCTTGTCTTTGGCGGGGGTGGCGGCACCATCACCCCGGCAGAGGCCAGGGAATTGGAAATCTATGGGGTAGAAAAAATCTACCTGCCCCAAGAAGGAGCGCTCCAAGGATTAGAGGGAATCATTCAAGATATTATGGCCCGCACCCGCCGGGCTCGTCAGCCCCCGACATTTCCGAAAAAAATTATGCTCCAAGAATCGGCGGCCATAGGCCAAGCCCTCTCCCTCGTCGAAGCCGGCCAGTGGCAAAGCCCTATTATTGTCACAGGAAAAGCGCATATCCCCGTCATTGGCCTAACCGGCACCGGTGGCGCCGGTAAAAGCAGTCTCCTGGATGAATTACTGCATTATTTCCTAAAAAGTTTTCCCGATCTGCACCTTGCCGTACTAGCCTTGGACCCCACCCGGCACCGCACCGGGGGCGCCTTGCTGGGAGATCGCATTCGCCTGAACAGCCTGGCCGACCCCCGTATTTACCTGCGCTCCCTGGCCACCCGCAGCCGCCATGGAGTCACCTCCTCCTCCCTGCCCAAGCTGGTTTCCCTCCTAAAGTCCGTAGGCTTTGATCTTATTTTGATAGAAACGGCCGGCGCCGGCCAGGCGGATTCGGAAATCGTGGAGCTGGTGGATCTATCGGTTTACGTGATGACCAGCGACTATGGTGCCCCAACCCAGTTGGAGAAAATAGAAATGCTGGATTGCGCCGATCTGGTGGTGCTGAATAAATTCGATAAATCCGGTAGCCAGGATGCCCTACGGGATATTCGCCAGCAGTGGCGCCGCAACCACCTGGCCTTTTCTCTGCCCGACGAGCAAGTGCCCGTCTATGCTACCGTGGCCAGCGAATTTAACAATCCAGGGATTGCCAAGCTGTTTAGCGCCCTCTGCCAAAAACTGGCGGAGCGTTATCCAGAAAAGGCGCAAAAATGGCAAGCTGCCCTAGCGCCAAGCGTACCCTCATCTGGCCAGAAAGGCATTATCTCTTTCCGGCGAATTCACTACCTGGCTGAAATTAGTGAACAGGGCCGCCATATCCGCAATGGCATTAACAAGCAGGTCAAGGCGGCCTCCCAGGCCCAAAGTCATTATAAAAGCCTACAAGCCTTGACCGATCCCCATCTCCCTCCGCCCCTGGCCCATTATGCCCAGAAAATACTGGCAGAAAACCCGGAAGACAGCCTGTCCCAACTACGCCAGCACTACGAGGAAGCCCTGGAACAACTGACCGAGGAGGCCCTGGAGCATTTACGGCACTGGCCAGAAACCCGCCGCAGGCTGACTAACGAATACTATACCTATTCGGTTCGAGGACAGGAAATCCAGGGGGAAAACTATTATAAAAGCCTTAGCCACCTGCGAATTCCCAAGGTGGCCCTGCCCCGCTGCCAAGATTGGGGCGAGATTCTCCGCTTTCTCCTGGAAGAAAATGTGCCGGGGGAATACCCCTTCACCGCCGGCCTTTACCCTTACCGGCGAACCACGGAAGAACTGGCCCGGATGTTTGCCGGGGAAGGCACCCCTGAGCGCACCAATCGGCGCTTCCACTATCTGGTCAGGGGCCAGCCCTCCATCCGGCTCTCCACCGCCTTTGACCCCATCGTCTTGTATGGGGAGGACCCCGCGCCCCAGCCCGATGTCTTTGGCCGGATAGGCATGTCCGGCGTGTCCGTGGCGAGCCTGGATGACTTCAAAAAGCTCTTCTCCGGTTTTGACCTGTGCCAGCCCAACGTCTCAGTGTCCATGACGATTAATGGTCCGGCTCCCATGCTGCTGGCCTGGTTCTTTCATACCGCCATCGATCAGCAAGTGGAGAAATGCTTGCGCCGCCAAGGGAAGTGGAAAGCAGCCCAACAGCGGATCAAGGTCTTCTACCGGGACCAACCCCGTCCTCGCTATGGCGGCGATCTGCCCTCCGGGCACGATGGCTTGGGCCTGGGGCTACTCGGTGTTTCTGGCGAACAATTACTGCCCCGGGAGCACTATGAACAGATCCGCGCCGATGTCCTCCGGCATATCCGGGGCACCGTGCAGGCCGATATTTTGAAGGAAGAGCAAGCCCAGAACGAATGTATCTTTACCACCGAGTTTGGGCTCCGTCTGATGGGGGATATTCAAGAATATTTTATCGCCCACCAAATACGCCACTATTACAGCGTTTCCGTCAGCGGTTACCATATTGCCGAGGCCGGCGCCAACCCCATCACCCAACTGGCCTTTACCCTGGCGAACGGGTTTACCCTGGTGGAATATTACCTCTCCCGAGGCATGGCCATCGACGACTTTGCGCCCCAGATGAGCTTCTTCTTTAGTAACGCCCTCGATCCGGAATATGCGGTGATTGGCCGGGTGGCCCGGCGTATCTGGGCCCGCGCCATGCGGGAGCGCTATGGCGCGTCTCCCCGCAGCCAAATGCTGAAATACCATATCCAAACCTCGGGGCGCAGCCTCCAGGCCCAGGAGATTAATTTCAATGATATCCGCACCACCCTGGAGGCCTTGTACGCCATTTACGACAACTGCAACAGCTTGCATACCAATGCCTATGACGAGGCGGTGACCACCCCTACCGAGGAATCGGTACGCCGGGCTCTGGCCATTCAACTCATCATCAACCGGGAGCTGGGGCTGAATTACAACCAGAATGTCCTCCAGGGTTCTTTTCTCATCCAAGAACTGACTCGGCTGGTGGAAGAAGCCGTCTATCAGGAGCTCAATCGGCTCTCCGAGCGGGGCGGCGTGCTAGGCGCCATGGAAACCAATTATCAACGCAATAAAATCCAGGAAGAAAGTCTTTACTATGAAAGCCGCAAACACGATGGCAACCTGCCCATCGTGGGAGTCAATATTTTCCCCTCCCTCCGCCCGGAAAAAACCCTTTTATCCGGCCAGCTTACTCGCTCCAGCAAGGAAGAAAAACAAGCCCAGGTGGAAGCCGTTGAACTTTTCAAACACCGCCAAGCCGCCCAAGCAGAGGCGGCCCTGGCCCAACTCCAGCAGGTAGTCCGCCGAGGCGGCAACAGCTTTGAGGCGCTGATGCGCACCGTGCAACACTGCACCCTGGGGCAAATTACCCATGCCCTCTATGGCGTGGGAGGGCAATACCGGCGGCGGATGTAA
- a CDS encoding DUF29 domain-containing protein codes for MSVNKSYATDFNLWVQQTARLLREHRWQDIDLENLVEEIEDLGKSERRGIISQLTRLLLHLLKWQYQPQRRSDSWLDSITDARLQIELTVKDSPSLKDYPLEQLNRSYKNARHSASKQTVLPVSAFPEECPYLLENILNEDWLPE; via the coding sequence ATGAGTGTAAATAAATCTTACGCAACAGATTTTAATCTATGGGTTCAACAAACAGCTAGGCTTTTGCGTGAACATCGCTGGCAAGATATTGATTTGGAGAATTTAGTTGAGGAGATTGAAGACTTGGGTAAGAGTGAAAGAAGAGGTATTATAAGTCAATTAACTCGCCTCTTACTTCATCTACTCAAGTGGCAATATCAACCTCAACGACGCTCAGATAGCTGGCTTGACTCTATCACTGATGCCAGGCTCCAAATTGAACTAACGGTTAAAGATAGTCCTAGTTTAAAAGATTATCCGTTAGAACAGCTTAATCGGAGTTATAAAAACGCACGCCATAGTGCATCCAAACAAACAGTACTTCCTGTTTCAGCATTTCCTGAAGAATGTCCATATTTATTAGAAAATATTCTTAATGAAGATTGGTTGCCAGAGTAA
- a CDS encoding RNA-guided endonuclease InsQ/TnpB family protein, with protein MFCDESVSNKEVMQEAIGIDLGLTHFATIFNGKKDSVLKYVQKKSVNFSQITTPFCKKKGLSNPAKAYLKMARLQARITDSRKDFLHELSTQLISENQTIVIETLAISNMQKNRCLSKSIADAGWYEFVRHIWIQVAFVWTSACWYR; from the coding sequence ATGTTTTGCGATGAATCAGTTTCTAATAAAGAAGTAATGCAAGAAGCTATCGGAATTGATTTAGGCTTAACTCATTTCGCTACTATTTTTAACGGGAAAAAGGATAGCGTACTCAAATATGTTCAGAAAAAATCAGTTAATTTTAGCCAAATTACAACGCCGTTTTGCAAAAAGAAAGGGTTAAGTAATCCTGCAAAAGCTTATTTAAAGATGGCAAGGCTACAGGCCAGAATCACTGATTCGCGAAAAGACTTTTTGCATGAGCTCTCAACACAGCTTATTAGTGAAAATCAAACTATAGTTATTGAAACACTTGCAATCAGCAATATGCAGAAAAATCGTTGTCTGTCTAAATCCATAGCGGATGCTGGATGGTATGAATTTGTGAGGCACATTTGGATACAAGTCGCTTTCGTATGGACGAGCGCTTGTTGGTATCGATAA
- a CDS encoding di-heme-cytochrome C peroxidase gives MKIKCIFWKNVTFALTILTPLPLLAEATSAPVAIDQGAEWTASAQKDFYSRDQGSRIMPLRWMAALKQPNGEPFMAASLSRYGYLPNEDSNPPGLPVGFTVASGSDGQYIGMTCAACHTRQIEVAGTFYRIDGGPAIADFQSFLADLDTAVNTILTDQQAFKNFAHAVLGPSPTTSEENKLHEAVQTWYLPYHTLMEGALPPSPWGPARLDAVSMIFNRLTGLDIGPPPTYMIPENIKPATAPVRYPFLWNAAIQDKTQWPGFADNGNNILGLARNLGEVYGVFGVFHPKKDKWRLLGINYLANNSANFQGLNALENLVRKIGPPKWPWEVDQALASKGKEVFERKAEQGGCIGCHGIKPGETRFLNQKTWATPIQDVGTDSKEYEILGWTVKTGVLEGAKIPFLAEPLKPVDTAFNVLGTSVIGSILQHYVPVLMKSEEHAKTEGKRPLFTPETEDLKGAFRMPTLATATPTYAYESRVLQGIWAAAPYLHNGSVPTLAELLKPAAERVRSFKVGPAYDLVDIGLAVEQTQFDYTLETTDCSDRNSGNSRCGHEFGTQLSADEKKALLEYLKIL, from the coding sequence ATGAAAATCAAATGTATATTTTGGAAAAACGTAACATTCGCGCTAACTATATTAACACCGCTGCCTTTACTGGCAGAAGCAACTTCAGCGCCGGTAGCTATAGATCAGGGTGCTGAGTGGACAGCTTCTGCTCAAAAAGATTTTTATAGCCGTGATCAAGGCTCGCGGATCATGCCGCTTCGCTGGATGGCTGCGTTGAAACAGCCAAATGGCGAACCTTTCATGGCGGCGAGTCTTAGTCGGTATGGTTATCTGCCGAACGAGGACAGCAACCCCCCCGGCCTGCCGGTGGGCTTTACCGTCGCCAGCGGTAGCGATGGCCAATATATCGGCATGACCTGTGCTGCATGTCACACACGGCAGATCGAGGTAGCAGGGACTTTTTATCGGATCGATGGTGGCCCGGCTATTGCTGATTTCCAGAGTTTCCTGGCCGATCTCGATACTGCGGTAAATACTATCCTTACCGATCAACAAGCCTTTAAGAATTTCGCCCATGCGGTACTTGGCCCGTCGCCAACGACAAGCGAAGAGAATAAGCTGCATGAGGCAGTGCAAACTTGGTATTTGCCTTATCACACGCTGATGGAAGGTGCGTTGCCACCCTCGCCCTGGGGACCAGCGCGTCTCGATGCCGTATCCATGATTTTTAACCGACTTACCGGCCTGGATATTGGCCCCCCTCCTACTTACATGATTCCAGAAAATATTAAGCCTGCCACGGCACCGGTACGATATCCTTTTCTTTGGAACGCGGCAATCCAGGATAAGACACAGTGGCCTGGTTTCGCTGACAATGGCAACAATATTCTGGGGCTCGCGCGTAATCTTGGAGAAGTCTACGGAGTCTTCGGCGTTTTTCATCCTAAAAAGGATAAGTGGCGACTGCTTGGGATTAATTACCTAGCCAATAATTCAGCTAATTTCCAAGGCTTAAATGCATTGGAGAATCTGGTGCGAAAAATTGGCCCGCCGAAATGGCCATGGGAAGTAGATCAAGCTCTTGCTAGCAAGGGCAAGGAAGTTTTTGAGCGTAAGGCTGAACAGGGCGGTTGTATTGGCTGTCATGGGATCAAACCTGGGGAAACCCGCTTCTTGAACCAAAAAACCTGGGCCACGCCGATTCAAGATGTCGGTACGGACTCCAAAGAATATGAAATCCTTGGCTGGACTGTTAAGACCGGCGTGCTTGAAGGCGCGAAAATTCCTTTCCTTGCCGAACCGCTTAAACCTGTTGACACAGCCTTCAATGTACTGGGAACATCCGTCATCGGCTCTATCCTCCAGCATTACGTTCCAGTTTTGATGAAGTCAGAAGAACATGCTAAGACCGAGGGTAAGCGCCCACTGTTCACACCGGAGACCGAAGATCTCAAAGGCGCGTTTAGAATGCCAACGTTGGCTACCGCTACGCCTACCTATGCTTACGAATCGCGGGTACTTCAAGGAATATGGGCAGCCGCTCCATACCTCCACAATGGATCGGTGCCAACACTAGCTGAGTTACTAAAACCAGCAGCCGAACGGGTTCGTTCATTCAAAGTAGGCCCAGCTTATGATCTGGTTGATATCGGACTTGCTGTCGAGCAAACCCAGTTTGACTATACTTTAGAGACTACCGATTGCAGTGATCGCAACTCAGGAAATAGTCGCTGTGGCCATGAATTTGGTACCCAACTTTCAGCGGACGAGAAAAAGGCGCTGCTTGAATACCTTAAAATTCTTTAA